A region from the Sphingomonas sp. S2-65 genome encodes:
- a CDS encoding glutathione S-transferase family protein, whose amino-acid sequence MWQLLQFPLCPFSRKVRLLLGEKGVAYEPVRESPWMRRDEFMDLNPAGQVPVMVDTERGVTLIDSAVICEFFEETVDKAAMLNGTAVDRAEIRRLTIWFDTQFFSEITAPLLQERMLKRLVYKQSPDGQVLRAAMKAAVGHLDYIDYLLDHRTWLGGATMSLADLAAAAQISIADYLGGIDWKSHDQAKRWYIGMKSRPSFRPLLSERMEGIAPPADYEKLDL is encoded by the coding sequence ATGTGGCAGCTCCTTCAATTCCCCCTATGCCCCTTCTCGCGTAAGGTTCGCCTGCTGCTGGGCGAAAAGGGCGTCGCGTATGAGCCGGTGCGTGAATCCCCGTGGATGCGCCGCGACGAGTTCATGGACCTCAACCCCGCCGGCCAGGTGCCGGTGATGGTCGACACCGAACGCGGCGTCACGCTGATCGATTCGGCGGTGATCTGCGAGTTTTTCGAGGAAACGGTCGACAAGGCGGCGATGCTCAACGGCACCGCCGTCGACCGCGCCGAGATACGCCGGCTGACCATCTGGTTCGACACGCAGTTCTTCAGCGAGATCACCGCGCCCCTGCTTCAGGAACGGATGCTGAAACGGCTGGTCTACAAGCAGTCACCCGATGGGCAGGTGCTGCGCGCGGCGATGAAGGCCGCGGTCGGCCATCTCGATTATATCGACTATCTGCTCGATCACCGCACATGGTTGGGCGGTGCGACGATGAGCCTCGCCGACCTCGCCGCCGCCGCGCAGATCTCGATCGCCGACTATCTGGGCGGCATCGACTGGAAGAGCCACGACCAGGCCAAACGCTGGTATATCGGCATGAAGAGCCGCCCGAGCTTCCGCCCGCTGCTGTCCGAGCGGATGGAAGGCATCGCCCCGCCTGCCGATTACGAGAAGCTCGACCTGTAA